One Vicia villosa cultivar HV-30 ecotype Madison, WI linkage group LG5, Vvil1.0, whole genome shotgun sequence genomic window, CTTTTTCTCCTCATCAAACAAAGCTCAATAGTCTCAACCTATATCACTCGATTTCAATCTCTATCATTCACACTCACACAAAACTCGATTGTTAACCTCTACCACTCGATTTCAGTCAAAATTATGATGCTGAGATGAAATCTTTGAAAGTTGataaattgtgttgattttagCATAATTTTAAAGTATTATTAAAAGTAGGGAATTATTTTGAGTTTACTCATTTTAGTGTGTTTTTTTATAACTTCTAATAAAGCTTTATTATGAGACATATTTAGTGTATTTTATGTCTTGAAACTTATTAACCAACATTTGAGTTGTATTAGAGAAATTTTTACACACAATTAACCACTTTGTTTACCTGTAAGTCTACTTCATTTTTTATGTCTAGAAATTCATTAAGCAACATTTGAGGCGTGTTAATCAACTTTATACATataattaaccaactttattttacttataatttactttattttttatgtctgtAAATTCATTAACCAACTTCTAAGCGATATCAACCAATGTTTTACATATTGTTAAccaattttgttttatttgtaaaatacttcattttttgtttgaaaattcaTTAACCAACATCTAAGATCTATTAATCAGTTTGATATGCACATTTAACcaactttattgtatttataatttactttatttttttatgtctgtGAAATCATTAAGTAACATCTGAGTTGTATTAACCAATATTTTGCACAATTAatcaactttattttaatttaaaagataaaaaatagaaACTTTAATAGCAATACcacttattctctttttttttatgcaAAGTTAAGTAAAAATAGCATATATCTTAGACTAATTAATATACAACTTCGAGTACATAAAAAGTAATCAAATTTACACACCGTTAATcacactttaaaaaaaaaatctaaaacttCAATTCATGAAAGTTATATATCTTATCTCTGTATCAGTTGGACACAACATTCATGAATTGGAGATCATTTCCCATTCTCTCTAAAACATTATAAGGAAGACATAGTTGAAGATCAATACTACCTTCTTCTGCTCCAGCAAACACTGTAACAAGTCCATTTACTTTATTTGAACATCGAACTGCCACTGGCTTTCCCCATCCAAAATCATTACCATAAACATCAAAATGTGGAGAACTACTTATGACTAAGAAATTATTATTCGATATGTCATTAAGCCTAATAATATTTGGATTTTTCAACCAAGATTCGTAGTGATTCTTTATCTTCTCATTAGAGTATGAAGCAATTAACTTGTTCATCTCGCAAGCACCATCACAAACCCCGCCTTCCTTCAACAACTCTCCAGCTTTCATGGTAACTGTACAAGTTATAATTGTGTTTCCAAAGTAACCTTCTAGCAAAGGTGGATGTAATCTTGGTCCAACCCCGATCAAAAACATGTTATGAACTTCTTCTTGTGGATCAAATTTTTTGGAACGAACAAAGGAGGACCAAACATGAGTTAAAAGTGCTTGTAAAGAGGATACTTTGATGGTACTATCAATATGCgtattgaattttgattttagtTGCAAGATTTTCTCCTTTTTGAAATGAAATAATCTCTCTGATAAATTGAGTTCattatcagatggtgaagaattcGACCCATCAGAGTGATTCTTTTGTGACTCCATAGTATAAGCAAATTGTACAGGATGTTGAATATCATTAGGAAACCAACGTTCCAATATTGGGGGTTTGGATATTTGACGATGACAAGAACTACGTGAAATTTCAGACCAAGAATTAATAAAATGCCATAAGGAATTTCCGTCAACAACCACATGGTTGACATTGCAACCAATAAAGATGCCATCAACTAGCTCCGTGACTTGAACAGCCAACAACGGTTGTGACGTACCTTCATAGTTACTAGCTCCGATAAAAGGGAAAAATGAACTAACAATTGAAGGAACGTATATGGGTTCTAAGATATCAGCAACACATATATTTTCTACGGCTGCATGAATAAAGAGAACACCTGCATTGTTGCAAATAATAGAACACGAGATAATATTGTCTCTGTGTTCCGTTATTTTAAGACGACCAGCAAGAGGTTGGAAAAATTCAAGGACAGATGATAGAGAGTATTTCAAATGTTGGATTTGGTTTGCTACTAATGGATGGTGATAAAGAAGACCTTTTTTGTTGGATGGAGTATATAGAAATTGGAGATCCCATGGAGTTAAATGGATTTTCTTATCATTGGATTTTGGTGCCTTGATTGTATCAGTAGAGAGGACTCGGACAACACCCATTTAATTGTTTCAGGCTGTATTATACTACTTTAGTACTTGGAAGAACACATTCATATATAGTTCCTTTTTGGCATGAGTACGAGACTTTGAATTATTCATAGCGCAATTATTTATTGTCCCTCAACTTGCTATATAATATAGAAAAAtctagaaataaaaaattatataattaaattgagTGGAGTAATAATAGATTAAATATGTGCATGCAAAACGTTCAAACACACATTGCTGTCATATCACATGGAAAAATACTTAATATAAAAGTTGTTTACATAAACTCAATAAATGAAACCCATAAATTGTTCTTGGAATTAATCATTCTTGAATTTACATCTCTTTGAAGTTACAACTATTTTCTAGGATTTTcccctttttattttataatttgagtatttttagatttttctttGAATGAAATGATATGGATGATTGTTGATTAAAgattcaatttaaattttttattttaaattttttgtttgatgaaaatattgaaagtTGAAATAGATGTTGAATAACGTGTGAAGGTAGGTGTTTTatctattattttatacaataattGAGTGTCCAAAACGTAAGCAAAGTAGCAAAttgatattttgttttcttttttctaataACACGAGGACCTTGTTATGACACTAtgtcttaaaaaatgtttttgttgattattattcATATTCTAACCAAATTGGCAATTACATAAGATATGTAAGGATAATGCTCACTGCACTCTTGAAAATTCGAAAATTCGCTTTTTATTGTTTGGAGATTAAAATTCAAACACacccaaaattaaaataatacttcAATACAACAAATCTCTTCATTAGAAACATATTCAATGCAAATAAATATTTGTCTAGATTGCAATCTTCGAACACACCCTTCAACAATTGAAATCCAGACTAACTCGAGCAAGAAAACAAATTACGCATTACCTTACGTGTAATTCATGCATATGTGACATCTTCATGATCATAATATATTTTCTtaaaccttttcaaaaatttcttgtaTTCTTATTAAAGATTTTTGTTTGCAAACAcaattctattctatttcaacatCAAAATGCACAAAATCTATATAAGATAATACACATGTCTACTATTGATGATCATTGTGATAATTTATTTTACCTCAAACACCAGATAAAGGTCTGATGGTTGTTTCAAGATCCAAAGGAATCTCAATAATCGGTTCGCGCTTTTGGATCGTCGCACTGGAAAATGAAACTCATCATAATCATTTAATACATTTATATGATTTCAAGAACATGCTCTAATCCACCCTTCCCTCACATTGTCATGTAAACAGTTTGTAGACGACGTTGAGTTTTGGTTCCCACCGAGAAAAGGTCCGATCGTGGAGTATCGATCTGCATCAAGATTGGGAAACTTTGATTTTGATGTTAATAGAAAAAGAATCAAGGTAAAAAACTCTATCACTTATATATGCTTTCTCTATAGCTTTGTTAGATAGAGTGATTATTGGTTTTAGCATGATGATTCATTTTTCTAAATTACATAATTATGTGATGAAAAATGATCTGGTTTGTTGACAGGCACTAGACAAGAGTTGGAGAAGAAAGGATGGGCATCTCAAGATACTATATGAGAAAACTTATGCAAGATtcatatctctaagcaatgtggACTAAATTCACCCTTTCAAACCCAACACAGTGAAGGTGTTGGGGGCTGCCTTGAAAACAAGCCAAATGCTGCAATTAAGGCGACTGAGAGCAGACCGCAATTAAGGCGGAAATTCCGACACACGATTTATAAGAATTGCAATTTTAATTGTTGATAGTCAGAATGATCTCAATTATACATAGGTTTAAGATAAAATGTTAAAAGGTCTATTTGCTCATAGTATGTTCTAGAAATAAGATTACCAGCCATGTCCTATTGTAGAATGTTTTGCAGTTTTGTGGAAATCAATTGCAATGTTGGAAAAGAAAGACTAATTTATGCCCTCATGTTTGCTGAATGTTGTGCagtttttatatcattttaaaatCTGACTGTTATACCAAACATTggcaatttttattaatatactcaaagatttatttcttaaaataattGTTTGACTTAGTTGATTTTGATACAAATATGGAATGTTTATGTTGAACTCATTGTGCTTGCTTATGTAAACAGAGGCATGGGGGACTCCTAACTCATTGGTGTCTAAGATTGATTTTTGAACATAATGAATAACAATTTACTAAGCACAATGTTAATGGTTAAATTGGGAGGATTATTCTATTTAAATTTGCAGAACAGAACATATTATTGATAGCTAGTTACAGGACATATTCATGAATTTGAGTGAATGAATCTACTTTTGCTTTTAATCATAATGATCTATAGTTAAAgcaagttaaatttaatcataatGCGTGTATGTAAAATAGCAAGTTTATTTGCTTACCTTATGTCAGCTTTCAAAACACTGAGCAAATAGCAATATGTTTCAATTTACAGTTTGACACTAATCCTCTATGAAGAAATGGATCATGCAATATCACAGATCTGTAGTGATAACAAGAACGCGCGAGCATCCAGATTCAATGTACTTGGACGTAAATATTACACTTCAATTTGATGAATTGAAGTAGTTCAGAAGATCTGAAGCAAAGAGCGATGACCTACCAATAGACCATTGGTCTAGTGGTGAGTGAGCCTCTCACATGGTACTTCTCCTATGTTCCATGATGGGGCTCCTATCTGCTTCAAATGTTATCACCTATATTATATATCACATGAAATTTAGACTAAACTATAGCCTGGGAGTTTGAAGGCATTTCTCGTATCGATCATTTCCCTTAATCTCTCGACATCCTTGAATCTCCCAACACCTGCCAAAATATTAGACATTAGAACATAATCACCGCCATGCCCCTTCTCCATCTCCAATATCTTCTTAGTCACCCTCTGACCAATTTCAACATTATCATGAACGCTGCAAGCTCCAAGAAGCGTCCTCCAAATAACATCATTTGCGACCTCACGAGGAACCTGTAAGGCAACCTTTTCAGCTTCTTCCAACCTCCCTGCTCTCCCAAGCATATCAATCACACAACCATAGTGTTTAACATCCGGCACAAGTCCATAATCATTCACCATTTTACCGAAAAACTCAAGCCCCTCCTCCACCAATCCACCGTGACTACAAGCACTCAAAACACTAAGAAACGCCACATGATTCGGCCGCACGCCAGCCTTCTCCATTCTTTCAAAAGTCTCCACAGCCTCCCTCACCATCCCAAATATAGCAAAACCAGATATAACAGAATTCCACGACACCAAATTCTTCCTCCACTCAGGCATCTCCGAGAATACTCTACTCGCACTCTCTATACATCCACACTTCGCATACAAATCAATCAACGAATTCACAATCCTTATATCAACCGCGTTAAACCCTCTCTTCTCCACACACCCATGAACAGACCGACACATCTTGATATACCCAAGACTAGCAATAGCAGGAAAAACAGCCAAAAGGGTAACCTCATTAGGCTCTATACCATCAACCTCAACCATTTTCCTAAACAAAGCCAAAGCTTTCAACGGCTTATTCACCCTCGTATACCCATCAATAACAAGAGTCCACGACACCACACTCCGAGTCACCATCCGATCAAACACGGACCGAGCGAAATCCAGCTGACCCCATTTAATCAAACCATTAataaaaacattccaagtaacaatACTTCTCTGCGGCATTTCGTCGAACACCTCTGCCGCGGAAACCAAAAGACCCCAGCTTGCGTACATACGAAGCAACCCAGTTTGAACATAGACATGAGATTGAAAACCCAGTTTAAAAATAACACCATGGAGATGAAACCCAAAAGAACAAGAACTAAAATTCGCGCAAGTGTGAGAGAGGAAAGTGAATGTGAAGGAGTCAAGTGAAAGAGGGTGTGTGAGGGAGTTGAGAGTCGAGGTGAAGAAGTGAAGGGCGTGATGGGGGGAAGAGGAGAGGGAGTAAGAACGGATAAGGTTGTTGAAGAGGAGGAGAGAAGTTGGGTTGTTGTGGAAAGGGTGATGGTGGAAGAGGGAGGAAGTGATGATTTGAGAGTGGAGTTGTTGGAGGGATTGGTGGTGAGAAGGGTTGTGAAGGAGAAGGGAGAGGAAGTGTTGTGGATGGTTTGGTTTGGGGTTTTGAAAATGGAGGTTGGTGGTTTGATGAGAAACGATGGTGGTGGTGGGTATTATGGCTGATGCAACATAAGATGAAACAGGGTACATTAACTTCAAATGTGACATTGTTGATAAAACACAAAcagattatgtttttttttgaaaatttaataacCAAAAACAGGAGTACCAAACACTAACCTTGTTGAGTTAAAACTTTTTCTGGTTCGTTAATACCtgctatataaaaaaaatgttattttagtttcttttatttatataaaatatgttattttagtcTCTAATGATAAGATGTTATCAAATTTGCATACATTTTGTTAACTAAAATCAAacagtaattttttttcttaagcaAAGGCAATCAAATTTAGGATCTGTTTAGCATGACACATTTTTGACTTATAAGCTTGTATCAGAAGTGTTTATACTCCAAGAAATCATAGAGACATTTGTAAAAGCTTTTACCCCATCAAAGAGTCAGTTTTCAACCAAACCTTCTTCCAATTTCTCTCCCAAACTATCTCAATGTGAGGGATGTTATATTTCTGAACTAAGAGTGTCTCACACCAATTGTCCAATCAAAAGTTTATACTTCTACCATTACCTATGATCCAATCACAGTTCtcaataattaattatgttgTATTGCCTTTTCAAACCACTCCAAATTAATGAGTGAATATGATGGTTTGTTGCTCTGCCGTTTCTCAAGACTTTAGCTTTAACAAGCCCAGACCAACTATCCTCATTCAAGGCTCCAAGCCACTGTAACCGATTTCCTTTAATCTGTAATGTCACTCTAGATGAGGTTCCTGATTCAGGACTCCAAATTTTTAAGAAGCTTCGCGAGAAAGTCattgatttaaaatcaatgaaTATACATACTTTGAACCACTGATTTAACCAAATGAGTTCTACCTGCCATGGTGAGAAGGATAGCTTTCCATGATGACAATTTAAGTTTTACTTTATCAGTGAGAAATTGGACTTATTATCACCCTTGCAAAACACCATAATATTATCAGCATATAAAGTGTGAGAAGGGCACTGCAATTTCTAATATCATTTATCAAAGTTATCACCTTATCAATAACTAAATTGGTGATACCTCGAGCACCTCCTCAGCAATGGACCTAATTTGGTCCAAGGAGTCAACATTTTGTCATTTGGAAATTAGGACAATTGTATTGAAGTTGCAAGGTGGAAGAATCCACTCATCCTTGAAGAATTGGGCGGCTGCCGCATCAGGGTTGATAATGTCCCAATATTTATGATAGaagaaagctccaaaatcatttGGGCTTTGAgcactatctcataagattcacgACAGTTTCTTT contains:
- the LOC131606435 gene encoding protein ENHANCED PSEUDOMONAS SUSCEPTIBILITY 1-like, which produces MGVVRVLSTDTIKAPKSNDKKIHLTPWDLQFLYTPSNKKGLLYHHPLVANQIQHLKYSLSSVLEFFQPLAGRLKITEHRDNIISCSIICNNAGVLFIHAAVENICVADILEPIYVPSIVSSFFPFIGASNYEGTSQPLLAVQVTELVDGIFIGCNVNHVVVDGNSLWHFINSWSEISRSSCHRQISKPPILERWFPNDIQHPVQFAYTMESQKNHSDGSNSSPSDNELNLSERLFHFKKEKILQLKSKFNTHIDSTIKVSSLQALLTHVWSSFVRSKKFDPQEEVHNMFLIGVGPRLHPPLLEGYFGNTIITCTVTMKAGELLKEGGVCDGACEMNKLIASYSNEKIKNHYESWLKNPNIIRLNDISNNNFLVISSSPHFDVYGNDFGWGKPVAVRCSNKVNGLVTVFAGAEEGSIDLQLCLPYNVLERMGNDLQFMNVVSN
- the LOC131601503 gene encoding pentatricopeptide repeat-containing protein At1g09220, mitochondrial, which translates into the protein MSHLKLMYPVSSYVASAIIPTTTIVSHQTTNLHFQNPKPNHPQHFLSLLLHNPSHHQSLQQLHSQIITSSLFHHHPFHNNPTSLLLFNNLIRSYSLSSSPHHALHFFTSTLNSLTHPLSLDSFTFTFLSHTCANFSSCSFGFHLHGVIFKLGFQSHVYVQTGLLRMYASWGLLVSAAEVFDEMPQRSIVTWNVFINGLIKWGQLDFARSVFDRMVTRSVVSWTLVIDGYTRVNKPLKALALFRKMVEVDGIEPNEVTLLAVFPAIASLGYIKMCRSVHGCVEKRGFNAVDIRIVNSLIDLYAKCGCIESASRVFSEMPEWRKNLVSWNSVISGFAIFGMVREAVETFERMEKAGVRPNHVAFLSVLSACSHGGLVEEGLEFFGKMVNDYGLVPDVKHYGCVIDMLGRAGRLEEAEKVALQVPREVANDVIWRTLLGACSVHDNVEIGQRVTKKILEMEKGHGGDYVLMSNILAGVGRFKDVERLREMIDTRNAFKLPGYSLV